In the Burkholderia cenocepacia genome, one interval contains:
- a CDS encoding LysR family transcriptional regulator codes for MTLAQLQALAAVVELGSLTAAADRLSRSQSAISHALTELEDITQVKLLWRDRQPVVLTAAGERLWPYVQSVVREAQMLRQQFSLSRGKLEGKLVVASLPSVSLAFVVPALEALKEMHQGVSAVLLEGTDSEVEGWIDDGTADVGVVAGTKTFAHNLPLLDEDFVAVAADDMFAGRKSVSARQLAAAPFIFSKAGCGPVITDYFARGGVPLRAAFNVVEMRTILSMAEAGMGVSIVPRVTLTYTPFGGRVLELSPRLHRSVRLAWNTTGNAVTDEFVRLVDAQRAKAGKTTRTRAKKGR; via the coding sequence ATGACGCTTGCCCAGTTGCAGGCTCTGGCCGCCGTGGTCGAACTCGGCTCGCTGACGGCCGCGGCAGACCGGCTCAGCCGCAGTCAATCCGCGATCAGCCATGCGCTGACGGAGCTGGAAGACATCACGCAGGTCAAGCTGCTCTGGCGTGACCGGCAGCCGGTCGTTCTGACGGCGGCCGGCGAACGCCTGTGGCCGTATGTCCAGAGCGTGGTGCGGGAAGCGCAGATGCTGCGCCAGCAGTTCAGCCTGTCGCGCGGCAAGCTTGAAGGGAAGCTGGTGGTCGCGTCGCTGCCGAGCGTGTCGCTGGCGTTCGTCGTTCCCGCGCTCGAGGCGTTGAAGGAAATGCACCAGGGCGTGTCGGCGGTGCTGCTCGAAGGCACGGACAGCGAAGTCGAAGGGTGGATCGACGACGGGACGGCCGACGTCGGCGTGGTGGCCGGCACGAAGACGTTCGCGCACAACCTGCCGCTACTCGATGAGGATTTCGTCGCGGTGGCGGCCGACGACATGTTCGCCGGCCGCAAGAGCGTGTCGGCCAGGCAGTTGGCCGCGGCGCCGTTCATCTTCTCGAAGGCGGGGTGCGGGCCGGTGATCACGGATTACTTCGCGCGCGGCGGCGTGCCGCTTCGCGCGGCGTTCAACGTCGTCGAGATGCGCACCATCCTGTCGATGGCGGAGGCGGGCATGGGCGTGTCGATCGTGCCGCGCGTCACGCTCACGTACACGCCGTTCGGCGGCCGTGTGCTGGAACTGTCGCCGCGGCTGCATCGCTCCGTGCGACTGGCGTGGAACACCACGGGCAATGCGGTCACCGACGAGTTCGTGCGGCTCGTCGATGCGCAACGTGCGAAGGCGGGAAAGACGACCCGGACGCGCGCGAAAAAGGGCAGGTAG
- a CDS encoding purple acid phosphatase family protein, protein MSNQDTFPDQPNEPAASVSRRGFLKLAGISSLATAAGGLAAARAAASNPDGTPEQVHLTWSNDPTSEVVISWASLAPAVNPRARIVADGEPGRTVHGVQRLYTDGLNGETVFAYHARVHGLKPDTRYRYEITADNDSNAAQPFSANFSTAPRGRAPFRFTSYGDLATPNGAWVLSSPQSRFAVQAVEQFQPLFHLLNGDLCYANLNPAHQPEVWRDFGNNNQTSAANRPWMPCPGNHEIEFNNGPQGLDSYLARYTLPENGTHFPGRWYSFRVSSVLFVSLDADDVVYQDAAAFVGGPAPLVPAASTGRPPIEPGTSFYVRGYSNGEQTRWLERTLRHAAHDDDIDWIVVQMHQDALSSSKTGNGSDKGIREAWLPLFDRYGVDLVLCGHDHDYERSYPVRGCNHRAGVDAQTGEVVETLQPRPVGSNDPDRTKFDTSHGTIHLILGGGGTSAPLDVYGENPSTGFAQAKVFTKPNRPVPGTAPNTFVRQPADALEDAIWSARRDTGTGYGIAVFDHDPGKPGGHTTITMRYYHAPGADQHPTAQYELFETIELSKKRRER, encoded by the coding sequence ATGTCGAACCAGGACACTTTCCCTGACCAGCCGAACGAGCCGGCCGCCTCCGTGTCGCGTCGCGGCTTCCTGAAACTCGCCGGCATCTCCAGCCTCGCCACCGCTGCCGGCGGGCTTGCGGCCGCCCGCGCCGCCGCGTCGAATCCGGACGGCACGCCCGAGCAGGTTCACCTGACGTGGAGCAACGACCCGACGTCGGAAGTCGTGATCTCTTGGGCGTCGCTCGCCCCCGCCGTCAATCCGCGCGCGCGCATCGTCGCCGACGGCGAGCCGGGGCGCACCGTGCACGGCGTCCAGCGCCTGTACACGGACGGCCTGAACGGCGAGACCGTATTCGCGTACCACGCGCGCGTGCACGGACTGAAGCCGGATACGCGCTACCGCTACGAGATCACGGCCGACAACGACAGCAACGCCGCGCAGCCGTTCTCCGCGAATTTCTCGACTGCGCCGCGCGGCCGGGCGCCGTTCCGTTTCACGAGCTACGGCGATCTCGCGACGCCGAACGGCGCGTGGGTGCTGTCGTCGCCGCAGAGCCGCTTCGCGGTGCAGGCCGTCGAACAGTTCCAGCCGCTGTTTCACCTGCTGAACGGCGACCTCTGCTATGCGAACCTGAACCCGGCGCACCAGCCCGAGGTGTGGCGCGATTTCGGCAACAACAACCAGACGTCGGCTGCGAACCGCCCGTGGATGCCGTGCCCCGGCAATCACGAGATCGAATTCAACAACGGTCCGCAGGGGCTCGACTCGTACCTCGCACGCTATACGCTGCCCGAGAACGGCACGCATTTCCCGGGCCGCTGGTACAGCTTCCGCGTGAGCTCGGTGCTGTTCGTGTCGCTCGACGCCGACGACGTCGTGTACCAGGATGCCGCCGCGTTCGTCGGCGGCCCGGCGCCGCTCGTGCCGGCCGCGAGCACCGGCCGCCCGCCGATCGAGCCCGGCACGTCGTTCTACGTGCGCGGCTACAGCAACGGCGAGCAGACGCGCTGGCTCGAACGCACGCTGCGTCACGCCGCGCACGACGACGACATCGACTGGATCGTCGTGCAGATGCATCAGGACGCGCTCAGTTCGTCGAAAACGGGCAACGGCTCCGACAAGGGCATTCGCGAAGCGTGGCTGCCGCTGTTCGACCGTTACGGCGTCGACCTCGTGCTGTGCGGCCACGATCACGACTACGAGCGCAGCTACCCGGTGCGCGGCTGCAATCACCGCGCGGGCGTCGATGCGCAAACCGGTGAAGTGGTCGAAACGCTGCAGCCGCGCCCGGTCGGCTCGAACGACCCGGACCGCACGAAGTTCGACACGAGCCACGGCACGATCCACCTGATCCTCGGCGGCGGCGGCACCAGCGCGCCGCTCGACGTGTACGGCGAAAACCCGTCGACCGGTTTTGCGCAGGCGAAGGTATTCACGAAGCCGAACCGGCCGGTGCCGGGCACCGCGCCGAACACGTTCGTGCGTCAGCCGGCCGATGCGCTCGAGGACGCGATCTGGTCCGCGCGTCGCGATACGGGCACCGGCTACGGGATCGCGGTGTTCGACCACGATCCGGGCAAGCCGGGCGGCCACACGACGATCACGATGCGCTACTACCACGCGCCGGGCGCCGACCAGCATCCGACCGCGCAGTACGAGCTGTTCGAGACGATCGAGTTGAGCAAGAAGCGGCGCGAGCGGTGA
- the yddG gene encoding aromatic amino acid DMT transporter YddG has protein sequence MKRKKKATLVGLGAVLLWASVVALVRGVSESLGATGGAAMIYTVASVLLLFSIGFPDLSRFPKSYLLWGGLLFVSYELCLALSIGYASNGRQAIEVAMVNYLWPSLTLVAAIVFNRQRANLLVVPGVLLSMLGICWVLGGDQGLDPAGMLRNVADNPLSYGLALFGALIWAAYCTVTARIADGKNGVTPFFMLVAAVLWIKFAIEGGGGMTFSFRAIVYLVLAASALGFGYAAWNTGIMHGNVTVIVGASYFTPVLAAALAATLLHAPLSIEFWQGASMVCGGSILCWLATRSRRRDEAEPVPIGRETEGNCHG, from the coding sequence ATGAAACGCAAGAAGAAGGCAACGCTCGTCGGGCTCGGCGCGGTGCTGTTATGGGCGTCGGTGGTCGCGCTCGTGCGGGGCGTCAGCGAAAGCCTCGGCGCGACCGGCGGCGCGGCGATGATCTATACGGTGGCGTCCGTGCTGCTGCTGTTCTCGATCGGCTTCCCCGACCTGAGCCGCTTCCCGAAAAGCTATCTGCTCTGGGGCGGGCTGCTGTTCGTGTCGTACGAGCTGTGCCTGGCGCTGTCGATCGGCTATGCGAGCAACGGTCGGCAAGCGATCGAAGTCGCGATGGTCAACTATCTGTGGCCGAGCCTTACGTTGGTCGCCGCCATCGTATTCAACCGGCAGCGCGCGAACCTGCTGGTCGTGCCGGGCGTCCTGCTGTCGATGCTCGGCATCTGCTGGGTGCTCGGCGGCGACCAGGGGCTCGATCCCGCCGGCATGCTGCGCAACGTCGCGGACAATCCGCTGAGCTACGGCCTGGCATTGTTCGGCGCGCTGATCTGGGCCGCCTATTGCACGGTGACCGCGCGCATCGCCGACGGCAAGAACGGCGTCACGCCGTTCTTCATGCTGGTCGCCGCGGTGCTCTGGATCAAGTTCGCGATCGAAGGCGGCGGCGGCATGACGTTCAGTTTTCGCGCGATCGTGTATCTCGTGCTGGCGGCGTCGGCGCTCGGCTTCGGCTACGCAGCCTGGAACACCGGCATCATGCACGGCAACGTGACGGTCATCGTCGGCGCATCGTACTTCACGCCGGTGCTCGCCGCCGCCCTCGCCGCCACGCTGCTGCATGCGCCGCTGTCGATCGAATTCTGGCAAGGCGCATCGATGGTGTGCGGCGGCTCGATCCTGTGCTGGCTCGCGACGCGCAGCCGGCGTCGTGACGAGGCCGAGCCCGTGCCGATCGGTAGGGAAACCGAAGGTAACTGCCACGGATAA
- a CDS encoding LysE family translocator yields the protein MPALPTLFAFGLVSLGMVLTPGPNMIYLVSRSICQGRRAGLISLGGVALGFVFYMVCAAVGITALVMTVPYAYDALRFAGALYLAYLAWQALKPGGRSAFQVRQLPHDSRVRLFTMGFVTNLANPKIAVMYLSLLPQFIVPGHGSVLAQSLALGCVQIAVSVSVNALIACAAGSIAGFLAGRPLWAAVQRWLMGTVLAGLAVRIALESQR from the coding sequence GTGCCGGCCTTGCCCACCCTGTTTGCGTTCGGACTCGTGTCGCTCGGCATGGTGCTGACGCCTGGACCGAACATGATCTATCTGGTTTCGCGCTCGATCTGCCAGGGCCGCCGCGCCGGGCTGATATCGCTCGGCGGCGTCGCACTGGGATTCGTGTTCTACATGGTGTGCGCGGCAGTGGGCATCACCGCGCTGGTGATGACCGTGCCGTACGCATACGATGCGCTGCGCTTTGCCGGCGCGCTGTATCTGGCGTACCTGGCGTGGCAGGCGCTGAAGCCGGGCGGGCGCTCCGCGTTCCAGGTCCGGCAGTTGCCGCACGACAGCCGCGTCAGGCTGTTCACGATGGGCTTCGTCACGAACCTCGCGAACCCGAAGATCGCGGTGATGTATCTGTCGTTGCTGCCGCAGTTCATCGTGCCGGGGCACGGCAGCGTGCTCGCGCAATCGCTGGCGCTCGGCTGCGTGCAGATCGCGGTGAGCGTCAGCGTCAACGCGCTGATTGCCTGCGCGGCCGGTTCGATCGCAGGCTTTCTCGCGGGGCGGCCGCTGTGGGCGGCGGTTCAGCGCTGGTTGATGGGGACGGTGCTGGCCGGGCTGGCCGTGCGGATCGCGCTGGAATCGCAGAGGTAG